The Aedes albopictus strain Foshan chromosome 1, AalbF5, whole genome shotgun sequence genomic interval caatattttcaaaatcgtttgtgcacatgtagagtatggatcaagatatcttatgattttttttgtagtggaaaatgtttttcgtttttgcagaaaccatttttgaacaaaatttcaccaaaaactggtttttgcaaaaatggaaaacattttccacctcaaaaaaaaatcagaaggttccttgatccatactctacatgtgtacgaaaaccggttttgaaaatattgcttcgttatttaataaaaaatcaaaaatcgaaaaaaatgagaaaatgcttccagtttcgcctcaactctttggagccggaggggtcatatatgaccccggcgatgaaaccgagcataacaaacgtgttctataccagcgaggttgcgtcgacagcggcaataaatcggctccaaaaggttaagagAGATGGATATGTGAAAAAGGAAGTGTTCATTGTGTGAACTAGGAGTCTGTTTGGCTTTCTACTCCACAGAATCATTAACTGATCTGTGGCACAGTTGGTTCAAGCACAGGTCAagcgaatatggagtcgtggTTTCGAGTCCCATCGGAAcacgatttttatttttcacaatttACCTCCCAATTTGCCATCTAACAACAGCAACATTCCGTGCCTTCTAATTTAAATTTATTAGTTTGTTTCAGAcacaccagcaaatctggtaaatgccggTAGAAGGCAACATATATCAATGTTCCTCACTAGTGTTGAATGCTTCTCCATTATTACCCTTATTCCATTTCTTCACCCCATAACACCCCAACTGCAGAGTGCTGACAGAGAGTTTGACTTTGATTTGCAATTGTTTAACTTTCGCGCTGTTTTTCTCGTCTCAGAAACGGGCTTATCCCCAGCACAACCTCCTTTCCCCATCCCCACCTTCCCTGGTTCCCTGGCAACCTTGTGCACCAGCACAAGTCCTTCGTGTCGCTGTCTATCTCTGTTGCTGACGCGTTCGCCATTCAGTTTTCCTTTTCTTTTCTCCATGTCGGCTTCGTCCCTCTCACTCTCGTTTGCTCGCATCTTGCTGCTCTGGTATAAACACGCGCTGCTGTTAACTAAACGttacaaaaatatttataaaaactaTCTAACTTTTGTCCTATTTCTCATATCTCACCCAATCTTATGAtcgtttttgtttttcttttcgctTCTCGCCCTGTCGCTCCTCCGACTCACAGCAGTGCAGCGTTTCGCCTTAAACGCTAAATAGGATTAGTTTATCTTTATCTTACGCCGAAAAAATAAAGGAACAACACGAGATAAAAGGAGAAACGAGGAGCTTCTATAACTAGAGTAACATGTGGAGTTGTTGGGTGCcgtttgttgctgctgctgattcTGCCTTCTTTGACTTTTACGTTTTGGAAACTGCTTGCTCCGAGCATCTTTTTATTCTATAGCTATTTACAAAGGTTTCGCTCGGTTCGGCCCGTCCCGACTTTTGCTGTACAAGTTTATGTCCATTAGTGAGTGCAATGGCGGCGAGCGAGAGGGGGTGTGTGAGAGTGGTGAAAATTGCGAACCCACATACACCCCCTCCTCCCAGCCATGTAGGGTGTGTGTTTTTGTGTGTGCGAGTGCTTTTGATAGTAACGATACAATAGTGAACGAATTTCAAGTACTTTCCTCCATCCTCTAACGCGCCATCATCACACTATACATTATATGAGGGATCAACGGAAATTGCTTCTAAAAAATTAACAACTTGAGTTTTCCGATAGTTTTCTCTTCTCCCCGTTCCTAACTTTCCACTTGAATTTTgtcttcttcgtttttttttctcttgctcTAAGGAGGTCTCTATCACGCTTCATTCTGTGTACATACTCTAACTTGTTTAGTTTTCAGTTCTCTTCGATTGGTGTTGGCTTGCTGCCTCATTTTTTGGGCGCTTTTTGGCTTGCGTTCGAGAACGAACTAACGATCAACACGTGCCAACCACCCACGCCGTCCTTTTTGGTTATATAGAGAGAGGGTCGTGTGGCTTTTACAGAGATAGTGAAATTATCGCTAGCAACGATAGCACTAGAAGGGATACATACTTTAGGTGCTGCTGCGAGTGCGGATGCGACCGGTAGTGTAGAGATTGCGCTGTGGAATAGAGAGATAAAGTCAATTAGCATTTTGATAAGGATTAAAGTTCAATTGGTTGTTGAATGGGATACTTATAGGAATAGTCTGAAATGCCCATAACTGTCGTTTGTTTGTAGACTTAAAGAAAAAatgatttgtttgtttgtttgtagaCTTGATTTGTTTGTAGATTTGTTTGTAGACttaaaaaaaattatcaataattcagagttccaggaaaaaaatctcaaaaaattttatattttaaaactttaggttatccacaattatcaaccctttttactcgagaaccacaggaaatttcgccaaatatttctccaagagaaccacttcaatcttatctgaGATTTGTTACCatataacaagcttggttgaatggctaaattttgtgatggcaatacaaaaacagcataccaaatttttcagatatgccggaaccggttccggtagggaaaaggaaggactttgtagaaccatatgctgctatagagtgcagttttgtgctactgcaacacgaattttcactagtattcaattcaaacaaacgtcatgttaAGAGCAAAATGCctcggatttctttacgaatactttcaaggacggcttcaaaaattgctttattcatttattcagggacttcttcagggattctttccaggagtttctgcttcgtgaattcagattttttttttataaatacttctgtaaggattcctccaggttttatttttccatagcggccttcagtgattccatcattgattgctccagagaatttttcaagagatccTCTATAGGTTacatcagacattcctccggaaaattatcctgggatatctatagagattcCCCCAGTGATTATTCcagtgttttctccaggaatttctttaatgaTTCCCATagaaatgtcaacagaaattcttttaggtatttctacaaatgttccttcagagatttcttcaggaatttctccatatattccttcaaaaattccactagagcaatgatcaccaaagtgcggctcgcgggccgcacgtgatgccgagttctctatgttgccatagaatttcttgcaatgtttcttatgaAGGTTGTTCTACTCCCAAAATAACCTAGAATACCGGGTTGAATATTTCACAAATGGATCTGGGAAGTGCAATACAAACAGTTGAAAAAAGTAGGCCTGAGGATCGCTGCACTAGAGATATAATTAAATGTTTattaattcgaagtatttcagcaggaatatcttccagaattccctaccggaaattctatcagagatgtgctaaaaaatccaggagttcctttaaacattgtatacaaaacattcttttttgagtccatccaaagattccaacaataattcgacaaaaaattattgcagacatgcattcccctatatattttttttttcaataaaaatttttccagtaatttgttaagaaagttttcctgggatttcttaaggaattccttataggattgcttcctggattcctcatggagtttttctggaattcctccatattttccatcaagaattcctccagggattcatccgggaatttcttctgtgtttcattCAGAAACAACTcaagggattatttaaaaattcctcgaTGAACGATtttcccaggaacactttttagggagttcctcttgaaattctttcagaaattaatccagtatccctggaggaactgtttaaggattgctttaggaatgcctctaggaattgcttccgggattcctcctgggatttcttcaggagctcctgcagggattccttcaggaactgctacaggcaGTTCCTCCAATAATActgctcaaggagttcctccaataactcttcttagaattccttcagcatttctccaaggattccatctgcaatttcttcaggaattcttcctgggattcccacagaaatttctcgagggattcctccacgaatttcttcagagatttccccaggaattatttcagggactcctctgggaattgctgctgggatttctctaaacaatcattcagggattactccagaaactcttccaggaattcttctagagattccaccaggagtatttccagagattcctccgtaaatcctacaggcatttctctaggatatcctccaggaattcctccatggattcctccaagattatctgcagggcttaactcgggaatttcttctgtgattctttctggaacaacttattttaaaaaattttacAAAGATTCTCCAAGGAACTCTTctcaagtttccttcaggaaatcctccttgtattctttgaggaactcctccaggaaataattcagtatttcctccaggaactgtttaggcatttccttaggaattcctccaaaaattgcttccgggattccttctggagtttcttcaggaactcttctgaggattcctccagaatatctccaagaaatccatctgcggtttcttcaggaattattcctagtATTGCTCTATGATGTTCTCAAGAgaatcatccacgaatttcttcaggaattcctctaggaatttcatttcatcttgagattactccaaaaactccgccagaaatttctccaggagttcttctggagattccttcaggaattcctgcaggcatgcctctacgatatcctccagggatccctccaagaattccgacaggattttttttagatatttcaccaagaaattcttcaggttttcctcaatgcattccttcaggacttcctccaggcattcctccagagatacctctaataattgtttccgggattcttccaagaattcctacagaaatttatccaagaaatttgcaagggattcctctaatgattttttccagagactcctacaggaattcatccaaagatttctccaggaattacttcagggaatcctccaataattcgactaggaattctgctaggcattcttccaggaaattttccaggcattcttccacatattcatccttggattcttgcagcgatttctcaaggatttttttcagcgatttccccaggaattcctccaggaactgcttcaggaattcctccaggaattccccaggagttgttccaggagttcctcctgggattgttttatcctgggattccttcagaaatccacgcaggctttacttcaggatttcatacaggaatttctccaggaatttcttcagggattcctgcaggaatttcaccagagaataatcaaggaattctatcataaattatgttagtaattcatccaggagtttctctaggaaatccttcagggattctttcaataattcttcaagatttttttcaggaattccccaaaaattGGATTTACCTCtaggcatggattcctctaggaattttgctaaaaattcctccaggaactccttcaggaatttttccagggatttctccacgaatttccccaataattctccaaagattccttcagaaattccttcgaaaatttttcagaaatttctcccagagttcctctagagatttccccagaaattcatccagtaatcgttgcaagaatttctccaaagattcttttaggaatttcttcaaggattcctgcagcaattctcaaaggaaaacctcctgaaattcctccaggaactcctccaggaaattctccaagaattgcttcaggaattcatccagtaataaCTCAAGGAATCAGGGAGTTGTGAACTGGATATCCTTttaaaattatgtcagcaatttctccaggattttttccagaaaatcttctgggaatttttttagaagtttttccaggaaactctccaggaatatcctcaggaatttttcagggattcctccaaacctttttccaggaatttctcctgatattccttcatgaattgtttcaggaattcctccagggatttctccacgaatttctctaggaattttcccagggattccttcgaagatttctccaggaaatcccccagaagttcctccaagggttcttccagcaaatcccttaagggtttcttcagaaattcttgcataaaattctccagtaatttttcagggatacctccagatattcctccagaaatttctcaagtaattcctccagagatttcctgacaaatttcttcaaggattcccccagggattccttcaggaattcctccgagaatttcaggactttctccagaaattccgccagaaaatgctccaggattttctcatggtttcagaaatagaaaagtaatataaatctcccagaattcctctgaagattcctcttgaaacttatccagtaattctttcaagaattccttaggagattcttccaggaatttcatcatggattccttcagctattcccacaggaatacctttacgatttcctccaggcattcctccagaattttatacaggaatttctccaagaactcctctaggaataacCCCAAgtcatccttcataaattttgttagcaTTTCCTGTAttgattcctccgggtatttctccaggaatttcttctgaaattacatccgaaattgcttcaggaattcctccaagatttctgcacgaatttctccaagggttttcctatggattcctccaggaaatacttctgaagtttctcttatgattcttccaggaaatccttcaagaatctcttcagaaattcttccagaaggagAACTTcatggaataccttcaggaatttttcagggattcccccaggtactTCTcccggatttctccacaaatttcttcaagggtggATTCCCCAtggattcgttctggaattccttccaggattgctccaggaatttctcaagggatttttttcggatatagaaatctacaagaatttgtctggagattcctctagaaattcatccagtaattcttccaaagaaattctctagagatttcaccgACAATtatcacaggaatacctctaggaattcctccaggaaattatccagaatttagggatttcttcagagattcttaaaggaaattctccaggaatactatcagaattttcaagggattcctccagacattcctccaggaattctttcagagatttatccaggaattgcttcagggatattcccagagattcctctcggtaattctccagaaattcatccaagggttcctccaggaaatcctcctggaatttttcaagggattttttcaaaattttttctagcaattcctcccggaattcctctggaggtttccccagtaatttttccagggattgctataagaattcatccaagaaatttctccaggaatttctacaggatttcctgtTCGGTCTTAtccaattttcccaggaattactccaggggttcctcctctaattccttcagagattttttccaagaactcccccaaggattttttttttatttctataagatttcctctaggaatttctcaagagatttattttgatttttttttcgaggaattcctcccagaattcctccaggattttttccagaacttcttccaatcaatcctccagaaatttatctagaatatcttctaggatttcctcatgagatctcttccgatatttctctaggtattcgtcccataatttatacacgaattcttccaggtatactttcagaaattctgccaggcattcttccgggaatccctctagagattctatagggtttcctccaggcattcttgtaggaattgttccagggatttatccaggaagtcttccagggattgctccggaaattcctcaaaatgtttcttcagaaatacctgtcaagctctcttcaaaaatttattcggaaattttagaaatccttcaatcatcttttcagacatatacccaaaaacttctccaggtttacctgatgatttattttgaattatttcaagaatttctggacgaattcctccagcgaatactaTTGGACGATAATATAAAAAGGActtatacaggaaccaggaaagtcTAGTCCTAAAAAtcgttaatcttccagaaattgctcaccgcTACCTGCACCACCTTGAATCATGTAGATCACGAgagtttttttaacgtattgtacaaaatacaacagcgtgactgctgaagggttaaataatgctttttgtatataatgttattatatgtattcaatttcatcgtattacGCATagatataaaagctagtaggcacaaatttgctaagggtgcttgccccccccccctgaccgaaaagctggctacgcccttggctcaaagaacactaagttgaagcgaggcaggccaagtcccagtggggatgtagagccataaagaggAAGAAGAAGCAAGAGATTTCTACAACAGTTTTTTAATGGATTTTTATAGAAACTTCcctaaaaactttttcaaaactcGCGCAGGGATTCCTAaggattttatttctttttttttcttctctatgATTGATcatcgcatgactttatcataattagcTTTATCAGGTATTTTTGGTGACATGAATACTAGTAAAAGTGAGGATTGTCGGAAAGGAACCTTTGAGCGTTTGATGATCTtttgaaattctcggaagaaattcgtTACTATTTTCTTTAATTAACTTTTTTaattaattgatttttattaataataatttaataattatttttttattaatttgaagaagaaacaaaaaaaatactaaatgattttttttaaagaaccaaACAaaggtaatttttgaagaaagttttTAGTGAATACATGATTGaactggcccatatagccgaggcggtaaacgcacgggtattcagcatgaccatgctgagggtgacgggttcgattcccggtcggtccaggatcttttcgtaaaggaaatttccttgacttccttgggcatagagtatcttcgtgcctgccacacgatatacacatgcaaaatggtcattggcagaggaagctctcagttaataactgtggaagtgctcatagaacactaagctgagaagcaggctttgtcccagtgaggacgttacgccaagaagaggagaggagagaggaggatgaTAGAACTGAAGAGCCCTTTGCATgtattcatgaaagattttcttggaaaatggttcactggtttccgagatatgacagttcaaaaattagttgtctcaataatagtgttttacccgaacggttcttacttcgcgaaaaatttatcaatcgtgcccaaatttgtaccaaagatgcacatataataggttgacaaactgtcaaaatttgttatagcatgttgatttttttttgttggagaaaaaaaagttgcctatcccaatcattttggctatcccctgtatttcataagatagactaaTGAGAAGaacaaaacaacctcaaaatgaTGCAAACTGGATTCGATCCACAAATGTCGGGAAACCTAAGCTCGTATTTTATCAACCGACGCCTGAGAATACCATTTTGCTAAACATGTATAAAAGCCAAGCTCTGAGACGAATTTTCGTCTTAGAGCGCCCTTATGAATTTTTTTTGGATCATTATGAATTGTTCAAAGCacatttcataagttgggccttacggaaatcttaagtttatttgACTGAGTGTATGTTAAGAAGACTGAGAAAAAAAAGCTGTCTTTTTTGACTTGACTTTAAATGATAGTTTATTTCAGTTTCTCGTATATGGGTTTACATGTTTGTCTTATAAGTGAtacaaatttacattttttcatcTTAAGTACAgttataacaaaataaaatatttacatttttagACTGATTGTCTTGTTTGTGTGTACCACCTAAGTGGGATTGGTATTTAAAAAAGCTGTCTATGCAAGTACAGATACAGCTAAAGACACGGcttttttatttgttcaacatcgttAATTAAGTCCACAAATCATCCCTCAGCTTTAATTGCTGTTTCAAGCCATATTCTACACGAACAACAATGAAATGGATAGACGGATACGGTAGCAcaaattgggagcacccgcatctCAATAACCTCATTAATCAATCCCACACCCTCTCGCTTTCAACCAGCAGCGAAAGAAACCCAActcagtaaaaataaaaaaaaacattcaggccACCAACCACTCACCTCCGTTGCGCCAGTTGATGAGCTTCTGGTTACGCAGCTCATCCGTCATCGGGATGTACACCACCTGGGTGGTTTCCCGGGTGCCCTGCGGAAACGCGTCGATCCGGGCCAAACACTTGAGCATCAGCTTGCCCTTGATTTTGCCGAGCCGGGCCTCGTCGATGTGGAACCGTATCTCCAGCGTCCGGTAGCGCAGGATGAAGCCATCGTTCTCGATGGTGGTTTCCTGCTGCGGCTGCAGGTAGTCCGACGGGACCTGTTATGTGCGGGAAAAAGAGGAGATTAACCGTGGGGGTTAAGGGGGTCAGGTTCGCTGATGGTCTAAATACACTTACAATTCGATCGTTGATGAACCAGTAGAGCCGTGCCGGTGGGCTGGACATGTCCGAGGAACAGTTGGCCACCACGAAATCGCCCAAGGCGTAGTTGTGCTGCAACCCGTTGATGATGGGGTCGTACTGGGGCAGCACTGTGGAAGGAACAGAGAATGAGAAGTGAAAAATTAGCCAATTAGAGGAGTCTTAGTGGGTTAAAGTTGGGAGTCGAGTTCGTTATGGATGAAGATGAAGAGAGAAAGACACTGCACTTTACATAAGGATAGCAAAATGTGTTACCATTGAATCCCAATTTGTTACAAGCAACTTAGAAGCCAATTTATTCCCCGTTGATTTCACGCTGCTTGTAATCACTAGCAAATCTGCCAAACTTTGAGATATGTATTTCCGTTCACTGCTTTTCAAAATATTATGGTCGTTTCAATTTTTCAAGCAAACATAAACAATCCCACACCCTCTGTGTTTGGTGCCACTCAAGAGCATTTCAGGGAAACACAGGGATTCAGACAGTTGAATGGAGATTTCAGAAGGGTTGCAGTACAGTTTCTGAGAGTATAAGGCTGGTTACATGGGGTTTTAGGAGCACTTCAGTGTTTAACAGAGGAATTCCGGGTCGTTTTATGAACGATTCAAGGAGATTATGGAGTGTTTCAGGTAGGTTTCAAATGCTTCTGCTTCTTTCTAGTTCTTCGTTTTATCTGAGATTTGACCTGCCTTtcttcaaattagtgttctttaagttcttccacagttattggctgaaggactttctttgtcctccattgcatgaatttgtacatataTAGTATGGCAAGCACAATGTTATGATATGCCCAAGAAGACAACATAAAGTTTCCCGACTGGGACGGAAATCGCACCGCGTTCTCCGATCTGGCGTTCCAAGCCTTATGTACTACGCTAACTGGATTACAGATgcgtttcaaggaatttcggAAACGTTTCGAAACGTTTTAgaatctttaaccctaaaaggaatacctggggtccattggaccccaggcgcctttcagagctcgtctttgatggaacacactcagcgaggtgacgaaactgaggtcatgaaggtatcccttttagggttaaagggaGTCTCAAGAGAGCTTCCCGGAGCTTCAGAGAGTTGTCAGGAGAGTTTTAGCAGGTCTCAAGGAGTTTCGAGGCGTTTGAAGAAGTTTCAGGGGGCTTATGGCGTGTCAAAGAACTCAGGGGAATCTGGAGAGTATTTGGTGCCTTTGAAAGGCTTTCAAGGAGTTCTGGGGCTGTCTATAGTGTTCAGGAGTTTGTCATAATGTTTCGAGGCTATCGAAAAAGTTTAAGATCGTTACAAGGTACTTTTAAATGCGTTTAAAGGGGTTTAACCCTAAAGGGGATACCTTCATGACCTCAGTTTCATCACCtcactgagtgtgttccatcaaagacgagctctgaaaggcgcctggggtccaatggaccaaaggtatcccttttagggttaaggacagTTCGAGAAGTTTCCGGAGTGTTCGAGGAGGTTTGATGGGAGTTTTAAGGCATTATAGGCCTCAGGGGACTAGGGGAGTTCGTTGTGTTTTGAAAGCGTTTCAAAGAttctcaggggcattccagaaAACTTCAGGTGAGTTTTTCATATTCTAGTAGTGTTTTAGAAGGATTCATAAGATTTCAGGAGCGGTTCATGGATATCATTAGGGATTTAGAGCGTTTCAAGGTTTTAAGAGTTTTGAGGGACATCAGGTGCGTTTGAAGGATACCAAGGAAGTTTTAGAGTATTTTTAGCTCTTTGAAtggtttttcaagaaatctcgGGATAGTTTTAGGAGATTTTGATTGAGTTTTTAAGTGTTTCGAAGGAATTTGGGGGCGCTTGAGGTTTATTTTGGGGTATTTTAGTTGCGGTTCGTGGGATTTCACGGGATTTCTGGAGCTTTTGAGAGGGTTTTAGGGACTGTTAGCGAGTTTCAGGGGCGATTATTGTGGTATCGTTCAAGGGGATTCAGGAGCGTTTAAGGTGATGCTCAGGGCGTTTCGAAGGAGTTTCAAAAGGATTTAGTGTCACAATTCCAAGGAATCAAAGATCGCTTGTagttttaggagtatttacttcAGAGGGTGGAACAGCAATAATTGTAGAGAAGAATGTCTTCTTCGTTttagtggctctacgttcccactggaatttggcctgcctctcttcaacttagtgttctttgagcacttgcacagtgattatttgaaggattttcttataCATTACACCCAAGGAAATCGAGAAAAGCTCCAGACCGGAACGGAAAACGaacccggattggcgattcaaagcctaggctaactggagaccgcaAAAGAATATGTCGAATAACTTATTTAACGTGGGCTGCATTGATCATGACTTTAAACCAATTCTCTATAACATCTCTCCCTCCAGAAAAGGTCATGTGGTGAGAGCCACGAAGGAAGCCTTCGTTTTCGCATCGGGTTCATTATTTTCAACATTGTCTGCAAGAACAACTTCAATAAATGGAGGTAGCATATCTTCTCATGGCAGTTTCTCTGTTGGGTGTTCAACTTTCACCAGATTTTGCAGATGTCCATCGATTAGATATGGAATAGGAATCTTCAAGCAGCTTGGTCCATGTCGATTTGCATTGATATCTTTAAAGGAAGTTTCCAGATGACGGTCTCTCAATTGGTTGGTGTGAGAGCGAATGAGACTATTGTCCAGAAATACATTCTCTCAATGAAAACTCTCTCTTCACAGTTTCATGACTTCAATTGAACTGTTCGATTTtgagttgatcttcaatttacatgctgttgaatatttttttttttttgctgaatagCTACTGAAACATTGTATTTGGTTGGCATTGAGATCATTACCCTGTTACAGCTTCTCGTACATACATGCTCAT includes:
- the LOC109622458 gene encoding uncharacterized protein LOC109622458; this translates as MHHQWKAILSFIFTLQYFRLIRTLQLTEIVVPDVVDVRDTPTLSCSYDMGTHTLNSVKWYKDESEFFRYSPMMEPNVRTFPVDGVTVIRDSPEHYCNRFMCRIQLHRLNIKSSGTYRCEVSGDAPEFKLAHGVYNMTVAVLPQYDPIINGLQHNYALGDFVVANCSSDMSSPPARLYWFINDRIVPSDYLQPQQETTIENDGFILRYRTLEIRFHIDEARLGKIKGKLMLKCLARIDAFPQGTRETTQVVYIPMTDELRNQKLINWRNGAQSLHYRSHPHSQQHLKYVSLLVLSLLAIISLSL